Proteins from a genomic interval of Lycium ferocissimum isolate CSIRO_LF1 chromosome 2, AGI_CSIRO_Lferr_CH_V1, whole genome shotgun sequence:
- the LOC132048104 gene encoding probable F-box protein At4g22030: MATLQASSFLSSSCSATSSSSCRRGTIAARINIPKIQKKKISLPILIQRRGISEHEQFSNKTIEELLSPSRILSDTNDSPDLLVIEKLYAIKEAVADRVEMHRNIGEQRSQWNSMLLTSINGITLAAATISGIAASSGAGGDSILGLKMSSTLMYLAATGMLTIINKIQPSQLAEEQRNATRLFQDLHNQIETTLSIGHPSAIDVKEAMDKVLALDKAYPLPLLGVMLEKFPSSVEPAVWWPQEHRRQPKRASDNTENKWNGWNGKLEEEMKEIMGVLGRKDQEEYISLGKKALKLNKLLAMSGPLLTGLAAIGSMFIESSPSHGSNLAAILGIVGGALASVVNTVEHGGQVGMVFEMYRSNAGFFRYMQESIESNLTETEMDRRENGEVFELKLALKLGRSLSDLRNLAASSSLKAEDLDEFGSKLF, from the coding sequence ATGGCAACTCTTCAAGCATCAAGTTTCTTGAGCTCATCTTGTTCTGCCACCTCGTCTTCATCTTGCCGAAGAGGAACCATTGCAGCAAGGATCAATATTCCCAAGATTCAGAAGAAAAAAATCTCTCTACCTATCCTAATTCAGAGAAGAGGAATATCAGAGCATGAGCAATTTAGCAACAAAACAATTGAGGAACTGCTTAGCCCATCAAGAATATTAAGTGATACAAATGATAGTCCTGATCTGCTGGTTATAGAGAAGCTTTACGCTATCAAAGAGGCAGTTGCAGATAGAGTGGAGATGCATAGAAATATTGGAGAGCAGAGGAGCCAATGGAACAGTATGCTTTTGACATCCATTAATGGGATAACTTTAGCTGCTGCTACAATATCTGGCATTGCAGCTAGCAGTGGTGCTGGTGGTGATTCTATTTTGGGACTAAAAATGTCATCCACTTTGATGTATTTGGCTGCTACTGGCATGTTGACGATCATCAACAAGATTCAACCATCCCAGCTTGCTGAAGAACAAAGAAACGCAACAAGGCTGTTTCAAGATCTCCATAACCAAATAGAAACAACTTTATCAATTGGTCATCCTTCAGCTATTGATGTGAAAGAAGCTATGGACAAAGTCTTGGCTCTTGACAAGGCCTATCCATTACCTCTTCTAGGAGTAATGCTAGAAAAGTTTCCATCCTCTGTTGAGCCTGCTGTTTGGTGGCCTCAAGAACATCGAAGGCAGCCCAAAAGAGCAAGTGATAATACTGAAAACAAGTGGAACGGATGGAATGGTAAACtggaggaggaaatgaaagaaataatgGGAGTTTTGGGCAGAAAAGACCAGGAAGAATATATTAGCCTGGGGAAAAAGGCCTTGAAATTGAACAAGCTTTTAGCAATGTCTGGTCCTTTGCTCACAGGCCTAGCAGCAATTGGCTCAATGTTTATAGAATCTTCTCCTTCTCATGGATCTAATTTGGCAGCCATACTTGGAATTGTTGGTGGCGCTTTGGCAAGTGTAGTTAATACAGTAGAGCATGGTGGACAAGTTGGAATGGTATTCGAAATGTATAGGAGCAACGCCGGTTTCTTCCGGTACATGCAAGAATCTATTGAATCTAACTTGACAGAGACAGAAATGGATAGAAGAGAAAATGGTGAAGTGTTTGAACTGAAGTTGGCATTGAAGTTAGGAAGAAGCTTATCAGATCTAAGAAATCTTGCTGCTTCGTCTTCATTGAAAGCAGAAGATTTAGACGAATTTGGGAGCAAACTTTTTTAG